The Bartonella bovis 91-4 sequence CACTAAAAGATCTTCTTTACGTGTTCCTGATTTTAGAACATCCATAGCTGGAAAAATACGTTTATCCGCAACTTTACGATCAAGAACAATTTCTGAATTACCTGTTCCTTTAAATTCTTCAAAAATAACCTCATCCATACGACTACCTGTATCAATCAAAGCCGTTGCGATAATAGTTAAAGATCCACCTTCTTCAATATTACGTGCTGCACCAAAAAAACGTTTAGGACGTTGTAAAGCGTTAGCATCGACACCACCTGTTAAAACTTTACCTGATGAAGGAACAACTGTATTATATGCACGTCCAAGACGTGTAATTGAATCAAGAAGGATAACAACATCACGTCCATATTCAACTAAACGTTTAGCTTTTTCAATAACCATTTCAGCTACTTGTACATGACGTATTGCTGGTTCATCAAAGGTAGAAGAGATTACCTCTCCCGTTACAGAACGCTGCATATCAGTTACTTCTTCTGGACGCTCATCAATTAAAAGAACAATGAGATAACATTCAGGATGATTAGTCGTAATAGAATGAGCAATATTTTGTAATAAAACCGTTTTTCCTGTTCGAGGAGGTGCTACAATTAATCCTCGCTGACCTTTTCCTAGTGGGGATATTAAATCAACAACCCGTGATGACATATCCTTATTTGTAGAATCTTGTATTTCCATTTGGAAACGTTCATTTGAATAAAGAGGTGTCAGATTATCAAAGTGAATTTTGTAGCGAATTTTCTCAGGATCTTCAAAATTAATCGTATTAATCTTTAGAAGAGCAAAATAACGTTCTCCCTCCTTTGGACCACGAATAGGACCTTCAACCGTATCTCCTGTTTTTAAAGAGAAAGATTGAATCTGTGCAGGAGAAAGATAAATGTCATCGGGCCCTGGAAGATAATTAGCATCAGCAGATCGCAAGAATCCAAATCCATCTTGTAAAACTTCAACGACACCTTCCCCAATAATCTCCACATCTTGTAAAGCGAGTTTTTTCAAAATGGCAAACATTAACTCTTGTTTGCGCATCAATGAAGCATTTTCAACTTCTAATGTTTCAGCAAAAGTAACAAGTTCAACTGGATTTTTACTTTTGAGTTCCTGTAGTTTCATTTCTTGCATGAAATATTCTCTTTAATTA is a genomic window containing:
- the rho gene encoding transcription termination factor Rho — encoded protein: MQEMKLQELKSKNPVELVTFAETLEVENASLMRKQELMFAILKKLALQDVEIIGEGVVEVLQDGFGFLRSADANYLPGPDDIYLSPAQIQSFSLKTGDTVEGPIRGPKEGERYFALLKINTINFEDPEKIRYKIHFDNLTPLYSNERFQMEIQDSTNKDMSSRVVDLISPLGKGQRGLIVAPPRTGKTVLLQNIAHSITTNHPECYLIVLLIDERPEEVTDMQRSVTGEVISSTFDEPAIRHVQVAEMVIEKAKRLVEYGRDVVILLDSITRLGRAYNTVVPSSGKVLTGGVDANALQRPKRFFGAARNIEEGGSLTIIATALIDTGSRMDEVIFEEFKGTGNSEIVLDRKVADKRIFPAMDVLKSGTRKEDLLVARQDLHKIFVLRRILAPMNVTDAIEFLIDKLKQTKNNSEFFDSMNT